In Dryocola sp. LX212, the genomic stretch CACCGGGGTTTAAAGGGTGGCATTTTAATACGCGTTTCACTGTCAACCAACTGCCTTTTAGCACCCCAAACCTGCGCAATGCCTCAATTCCGTAGTGAGAACAGGTGGGATTGAAACGGCAATGCGGCCCAAGGAGCGGGCTGATGAAGCGCTGATAACCCCGAATCAGGGTTATCAGGAGCCTTGAGACAGGCGACAGTGACGGCGCCATAACTTTTCCAATGCTTCCGATAAAGCCCGGTTATCCAGGTCACCCACACCTTTCTTAGCCACTACCACGAAGTCCATTGCTGGCAATTCGTGCTGACGTAAACGAAAGCTTTCCCGCGTCAGACGTTTAATCCGATTGCGTTCATGCGCGCGTTTGACATTTTTTTTAGCGACTGTAAGACCGATGCGGGGATGCCCCAGCGAATTCAGGCGGCCGAGGATGGTGATTTGCGGCGTGCCAGCTCTTTGCGGCTGCTGGAAGACGAACGTGAAATGATTGGGAGTTAACAAGCGTAACTCCCTGGGAAAAGCTAGCT encodes the following:
- the yidD gene encoding membrane protein insertion efficiency factor YidD, producing MAPSLSPVSRLLITLIRGYQRFISPLLGPHCRFNPTCSHYGIEALRRFGVLKGSWLTVKRVLKCHPLNPGGDDPVPPGPIDTREH
- the rnpA gene encoding ribonuclease P protein component; the encoded protein is MVKLAFPRELRLLTPNHFTFVFQQPQRAGTPQITILGRLNSLGHPRIGLTVAKKNVKRAHERNRIKRLTRESFRLRQHELPAMDFVVVAKKGVGDLDNRALSEALEKLWRRHCRLSQGS